A window of the Pangasianodon hypophthalmus isolate fPanHyp1 chromosome 12, fPanHyp1.pri, whole genome shotgun sequence genome harbors these coding sequences:
- the aatkb gene encoding serine/threonine-protein kinase LMTK1 isoform X1: protein MERMPAALALLIMSASYFSPGFALSSHFDSDGVPLSELSWSSSLAVVAVSFSGLFTFIFLMLACLCCKKGEIGFKEFENAEGDEYQADMSTLASPASAGSPDVYVLPLSEVSLPVAKQPSRSVQLLKSTDASRHSLLYIKEIGHGWFGKVLLGEVTSGLSSTQVVVKELKTSASIQDQMHFLEEAQPYRSLQHPALVQYLAQCTEVTPYLLIMEFCPLGDVKGYLRSCRAADSVTPDPLLLQRMACQIASGLLHLHKHDYSHSDLALRNCLLTSDVTVKIGDYGLSHSKYKDDYFVTSDQSWVPLRWIAPELVDEVHGNLLVADQTKQSNIWSLGVTIWELFELGNQPYRHYSDRQVLSFAVKEQQLKLPKPLLQFPLSDRWYEVMQFCWLQSDQRPNAEEVHLLLSYLCAKGASEAEDDFERRWNSMRPNMTHGSLHGAGPLTLEMPQSLTASSSFPLLEQFSAGDGYQSESGDDILTVTETSHGLNFEYKWEQARAKQPYPSSSTTGTLGQGNPHCQEVYYPPGGMVGGCGIDGLTLGVSPQYYDPKQLHTPGVVPVLSAHSPSVNSEYYIRIEEPVECNIDMEYTMCAYSPEFGGSNGSFLTGSGDSGDCMNCPSKGKPIETYWSADIHKRSAYDSDSSPTMSLTMEPLLGQVSDSSPLRPWESGHYVSYKDRDGGYYYENSPPLGMDHYLIGCPSEPMRESWGSRSLRKALGELEEPLGISPSLGSPPQGYGDPYIESSQGSVIGKNVTGGYYDMMGSLRKIMPGNHSVCIDMESGDAVFVGQDDSDSEEEEDLFIERQAMGWSTNHSAKNNLRLSQIQSSKQDAYVDFHYTMPMTDVEDAWPENHSLPYRSTKTLNYLEGRAKSNTCPVHGRQASVSSADCSSYIHLCHEPREAEVYPVPCCQALSNSHFVDPLTGSLVRNCFMNDNISDKNTGVTSRNPQVGQAALPTGHLISKSETTKSNLKQTEHPEYVDTGVREGIYRQDSTGQKDTSQINRKTEVITITQQVENTLPEISSKEPESDRSKMVDSGVEHGHSSTSLVEIDNCSDDDITDVTSGIFGDFQGDYAETADYTSPSFKSLQKQVGTPDSMDSIDLPSTAGSSETLSPTSLHPSNSPRAVDSGYDTENNESPEFVLKEPHEPQDTKAFIQPLGMSVPDSSPIKEAKEEDGSDTQQEDVEDVEEGVAMKTSQSTGRLTVLSEKTPYRDSAYFSDTDAGKEKESDEDREKDIDDLERKEEEAMQAIGQTTLPTPVIEQDKEKSNVLETEENCENFYNDIQEGTQKALPSEEHEKLSPSSPEPTIISSVSPEICECPINDTVQDEGFDLNSDDPQEMPSENQLSDLTALPFSDTKQENHKTEETDTTLAFEPSLAKILVEDSNIETSLDSFINANEVNQEKQVTEEAIFRTSSEVLSAQDNNDEVEILIPDSAKSVSTDNIVDKPETPDGNTKYGFQFHKSSTRPSSPPPLPSLEGRVSPVERGEADDEDRDSEDSDESDEELRTYSIQEQSEESEDEILPVPIIVSDCSDAHKLRSLLKMPSLCIDNLGDELESKKKVVSFFDDVTVYLFDQESPTGELSEHAFHLGGETSKQGARCTDSNQQEKANSTDDSSDGNISEESTGFEWDDDFSLLPLPTSSKESPPDIKAKPSLPPSDTNNKPVEQFSRFTVSPSPISRFSITHVSDSDMDSAGGSSEDGDRE from the exons ATGGTGTTCCTCTGAGTGAGCTCTCCTGGTCGTCCTCTCTGGCTGTGGTGGCTGTGTCTTTCTCTGGCCTCTTCACCTTCATCTTCCTCATGCTGGCTTGCCTGTGCTGCAAGAAAGGAGAGATTGGATTTAAG GAGTTCGAGAATGCAGAGGGAGATGAATACCAGGCCGACATGTCCACGCTGGCATCGCCAGCCTCTGCCGGCAGCCCTGATGTCTACGTCCTGCCTCTGAGTGAAGTTTCACTGCCTGTCGCCAAACAACCAAGCCGCTCAG TCCAACTCCTGAAGTCAACAGATGCATCTCGCCACAGTTTGCTCTACATTAAAGAGATTGGGCATGGATGGTTTGGCAAG GTGTTGTTGGGGGAGGTAACCTCTGGTCTCAGCAGTACTCAGGTGGTGGTGAAGGAGCTCAAGACAAGTGCCAGTATTCAGGACCAGATGCAtttcttggaggaagcacagcCTTACag ATCTCTGCAGCATCCTGCTCTAGTGCAGTATTTGGCTCAGTGCACGGAGGTCACGCCCTACCTGCTGATCATGGAGTTCTGTCCTTTG GGCGATGTGAAAGGTTATCTGCGCAGCTGCAGAGCAGCAGACTCTGTGACTCCTGATCCTTTGCTCCTTCAACGAATGGCATGTCAGATCGCTTCTGGCCTTCTGCATCTCCACAAACATGATTACAGCCACAG TGATCTGGCTTTGAGAAACTGCCTTCTGACATCAGATGTTACTGTCAAGATCGGAGATTATGGCCTGTCACACAGCAAGTATAAG GATGATTACTTTGTGACATCGGATCAGTCCTGGGTACCATTACGCTGGATTGCCCCTGAACTGGTGGATGAAGTTCATGGCAACCTACTGGTGGcagaccaaacaaaacaaagcaacatTTG GTCTCTTGGGGTAACTATTTGGGAGTTGTTCGAGTTGGGGAATCAGCCTTATCGACACTACTCTGACAGGCAGGTCCTCAGCTTTGCTGTAAAGGAACAACAACTTAAACTTCCAAAGCCACTGCTTCAGTTTCCTCTTTCTGACCGGTG GTATGAAGTGATGCAGTTCTGTTGGCTTCAATCAGACCAGAGGCCTAATGCTGAGGAAGTTCACCTACTGCTCAGTTACCTGTGTGCCAAAGGTGCCAGTGAGGCAGAAGACGATTTTGAGAGGCGCTGGAACTCAATGAGACCTAACATGACTCATGGCAGTCTGCACGGGGCTGGTCCCCTGACCCTGGAGATGCCGCAATCCTTGACAGCCTCATCCTCATTCCCCTTACTGGAGCAATTTTCAGCTGGTGATGGCTACCAGTCAGAGTCAGGAGATGACATTCTCACAGTTACTGAGACCAGTCATGGTCTGAACTTCGAGTACAAATGGGAACAAGCAAGAGCTAAACAGCCCTATCCCTCCTCATCCACCACTGGAACATTAGGTCAAGGGAATCCCCATTGCCAGGAGGTCTATTATCCTCCAGGAGGTATGGTAGGTGGATGTGGGATTGATGGACTCACCTTAGGGGTCTCTCCCCAATACTATGACCCCAAACAGTTACACACTCCAGGTGTTGTTCCAGTTCTCAGTGCTCATAGTCCTTCAGTGAATAGTGAGTATTACATTCGTATTGAAGAGCCAGTAGAATGCAATATTGACATGGAATACACAATGTGTGCATACAGCCCTGAATTTGGGGGAAGCAATGGCAGCTTTCTCACTGGTAGTGGAGACTCAGGGGATTGTATGAACTGCCCTTCTAAAGGCAAGCCAATTGAAACATACTGGTCAGCTGACATCCATAAAAGAAGTGCCTATGATTCAGACAGCAGTCCAACCATGTCCCTAACTATGGAGCCACTTCTAGGTCAGGTATCTGATTCCAGCCCACTTAGGCCTTGGGAGTCAGGTCATTATGTATCATACAAAGACAGGGATGGAGGCTATTACTATGAAAACTCACCACCACTGGGTATGGATCACTACCTTATTGGATGCCCATCAGAACCCATGAGGGAGAGCTGGGGGTCTCGAAGCCTGAGAAAGGCACTGGGTGAGCTAGAGGAACCCTTGGGGATCTCACCATCCCTTGGCAGCCCCCCACAGGGCTATGGTGACCCTTACATAGAGAGCAGCCAAGGGTCAGTAATTGGGAAGAATGTAACTGGAGGATACTATGACATGATGGGTTCTTTAAGAAAGATCATGCCAGGGAACCACTCAGTGTGTATTGACATGGAATCAGGAGATGCTGTGTTTGTGGGGCAAGATGACAGTGActcagaagaggaggaggatctATTCATTGAAAGGCAGGCAATGGGCTGGTCCACCAACCATTCAGCAAAAAACAATTTGAGATTGTCTCAAATACAGTCATCAAAGCAAGATGCATATGTAGACTTTCATTACACTATGCCAATGACTGATGTTGAGGATGCGTGGCCAGAGAACCACAGTCTCCCATACCGCTCTACCAAAACGCTTAACTACCTGGAAGGTAGAGCCAAAAGCAACACCTGCCCTGTGCATGGCAGACAAGCATCAGTATCCTCAGCAGACTGCAGCTCCTATATTCATCTATGTCATGAACCCAGAGAAGCAGAGGTTTACCCTGTCCCTTGTTGTCAGGCTTTGAGCAATTCCCATTTTGTAGATCCTCTTACAGGGTCGTTAGTAAGAAATTGTTTCATGAATGACAatatttcagacaaaaacacaggCGTAACCAGCAGGAACCCACAGGTAGGCCAAGCTGCCTTACCTACAGgacatttaatttccaaatcAGAGACAACAAAATCCAATTTAAAACAGACCGAACACCCAGAATATGTTGACACTGGGGTCAGAGAGGGAATCTATAGACAAGACAGTACTGGACAAAAAGATACTAGTCAAATTAACAGGAAAACCGAGGTTATAACCATAACTCAACAAGTGGAGAATACCCTTCCTGAGATCTCTTCCAAAGAGCCTGAATCAGACAGAAGCAAGATGGTGGACAGTGGCGTGGAACATGGACATTCTAGCACCAGCCTTGTGGAAATTGACAATTGTAGTGATGATGACATCACAGATGTCACCTCTGGGATTTTTGGTGACTTCCAAGGAGATTATGCAGAGACAGCTGACTACACCTCCCCTTCATTCAAGTCATTGCAGAAGCAAGTAGGTACACCTGACTCCATGGATTCCATAGATCTACCATCTACTGCAGGCTCCAGTGAGACTCTGAGCCCAACCTCTCTCCACCCTTCAAATTCACCTAGAGCTGTGGATAGTGGCTATGACACAGAGAACAATGAGTCTCCTGAATTTGTCCTCAAGGAACCCCATGAACCACAAGACACCAAAGCCTTTATCCAGCCACTCGGAATGTCAGTCCCAGACTCAAGTCCAATCAAGGAAGCAAAAGAAGAAGATGGGTCTGACACACAACAAGAGGATGTGGAGGATGTGGAGGAAGGAGTCGCCATGAAAACATCTCAGAGCACTGGAAGGCTGACAGTACTAAGTGAGAAAACCCCATACAGAGATTCTGCTTACTTTTCTGATACTGATgcagggaaagagaaagagagtgatgaagacagagagaaagatattgATGATCTTgagaggaaggaggaggaagCAATGCAAGCAATAGGCCAAACAACACTACCAACACCAGTGATAGAGCAAGACAAAGAAAAGTCAAATGTTCTGGAGACAGAAGAAAACTGTGAAAATTTCTACAATGATATTCAGGAAGGGACCCAAAAAGCTCTACCCTCAGAAGAACATGAAAAGCTTTCCCCTAGTTCCCCTGAACCAACTattatttcttctgtttctcctgAGATATGTGAATGCCCTATAAATGACACTGTCCAGGATGAAGGCTTTGACCTGAATTCAGATGATCCTCAAGAAATGCCATCTGAGAATCAGTTATCTGATTTAACTGCCTTGCCATTTTCTGATACCAAGCAAGAAAACCACAAAACTGAGGAGACAGACACCACCCTTGCTTTTGAACCATCACTGGCTAAAATTTTAGTTGAAGACAGTAATATTGAGACCAGTCTTGATAGCTTTATCAATGCAAATGAAGTAAACCAGGAAAAGCAAGTTACTGAAGAAGCAATATTCAGAACTAGTTCAGAGGTACTATCAGCTCAGGACAACAATGACGAAGTGGAGATACTTATACCTGACTCAGCCAAGAGTGTTTCAACAGATAATATTGTGGACAAGCCTGAAACTCCAGATGGTAACACAAAATATGGATTTCAGTTTCACAAGAGCTCCACTCgtccttcctctcctcctcctctcccatCACTTGAGGGACGAGTGTCCCCAGTGGAGAGAGGAGAAGCTGATGATGAGGACAGGGATTCAGAGGATAGTGATGAATCAGATGAGGAGCTACGCACCTATAGTATCCAGGAGCAGAGTGAGGAGAGTGAGGATGAAATTCTACCTGTGCCCATCATTGTGAGTGACTGCAGTGATGCACACAAACTCAGAAGCCTCCTCAAGATGCCCAGCTTGTGCATCGATAACCTTGGTGATGAGTTGGAGTCCAAGAAGAAGGTGGTGTCCTTCTTTGATGATGTTACTGTCTACTTGTTTGACCAA GAAAGTCCAACCGGAGAACTATCAGAACATGCCTTCCACCTGGGAGGTGAGACAAGCAAACAGGGTGCAAGGTGCACAGATTCAAACCAACAGGAAAAGGCCAATTCCACTGATGACTCTTCAGATGGAAACATTTCAGAAGAGA GTACAGGGTTTGAGTGGGATGATGATTTCTCTTTGCTGCCACTACCCACCTCATCAAAGGAATCACCCCCAGACATCAAGGCTAAACCAAGCCTTCCACCCAGTGACACAAATAACAAGCCAGTAGAGCAATTCTCACGCTTCACAGTTTCTCCATCCCCAATTTCACGTTTCTCCATTACCCATGTTTCTGACTCTGATATGGATTCTGCAGGAg GAAGCAGTGAGGATGGGGATAGAGAATGA
- the aatkb gene encoding serine/threonine-protein kinase LMTK1 isoform X2 yields MLACLCCKKGEIGFKEFENAEGDEYQADMSTLASPASAGSPDVYVLPLSEVSLPVAKQPSRSVQLLKSTDASRHSLLYIKEIGHGWFGKVLLGEVTSGLSSTQVVVKELKTSASIQDQMHFLEEAQPYRSLQHPALVQYLAQCTEVTPYLLIMEFCPLGDVKGYLRSCRAADSVTPDPLLLQRMACQIASGLLHLHKHDYSHSDLALRNCLLTSDVTVKIGDYGLSHSKYKDDYFVTSDQSWVPLRWIAPELVDEVHGNLLVADQTKQSNIWSLGVTIWELFELGNQPYRHYSDRQVLSFAVKEQQLKLPKPLLQFPLSDRWYEVMQFCWLQSDQRPNAEEVHLLLSYLCAKGASEAEDDFERRWNSMRPNMTHGSLHGAGPLTLEMPQSLTASSSFPLLEQFSAGDGYQSESGDDILTVTETSHGLNFEYKWEQARAKQPYPSSSTTGTLGQGNPHCQEVYYPPGGMVGGCGIDGLTLGVSPQYYDPKQLHTPGVVPVLSAHSPSVNSEYYIRIEEPVECNIDMEYTMCAYSPEFGGSNGSFLTGSGDSGDCMNCPSKGKPIETYWSADIHKRSAYDSDSSPTMSLTMEPLLGQVSDSSPLRPWESGHYVSYKDRDGGYYYENSPPLGMDHYLIGCPSEPMRESWGSRSLRKALGELEEPLGISPSLGSPPQGYGDPYIESSQGSVIGKNVTGGYYDMMGSLRKIMPGNHSVCIDMESGDAVFVGQDDSDSEEEEDLFIERQAMGWSTNHSAKNNLRLSQIQSSKQDAYVDFHYTMPMTDVEDAWPENHSLPYRSTKTLNYLEGRAKSNTCPVHGRQASVSSADCSSYIHLCHEPREAEVYPVPCCQALSNSHFVDPLTGSLVRNCFMNDNISDKNTGVTSRNPQVGQAALPTGHLISKSETTKSNLKQTEHPEYVDTGVREGIYRQDSTGQKDTSQINRKTEVITITQQVENTLPEISSKEPESDRSKMVDSGVEHGHSSTSLVEIDNCSDDDITDVTSGIFGDFQGDYAETADYTSPSFKSLQKQVGTPDSMDSIDLPSTAGSSETLSPTSLHPSNSPRAVDSGYDTENNESPEFVLKEPHEPQDTKAFIQPLGMSVPDSSPIKEAKEEDGSDTQQEDVEDVEEGVAMKTSQSTGRLTVLSEKTPYRDSAYFSDTDAGKEKESDEDREKDIDDLERKEEEAMQAIGQTTLPTPVIEQDKEKSNVLETEENCENFYNDIQEGTQKALPSEEHEKLSPSSPEPTIISSVSPEICECPINDTVQDEGFDLNSDDPQEMPSENQLSDLTALPFSDTKQENHKTEETDTTLAFEPSLAKILVEDSNIETSLDSFINANEVNQEKQVTEEAIFRTSSEVLSAQDNNDEVEILIPDSAKSVSTDNIVDKPETPDGNTKYGFQFHKSSTRPSSPPPLPSLEGRVSPVERGEADDEDRDSEDSDESDEELRTYSIQEQSEESEDEILPVPIIVSDCSDAHKLRSLLKMPSLCIDNLGDELESKKKVVSFFDDVTVYLFDQESPTGELSEHAFHLGGETSKQGARCTDSNQQEKANSTDDSSDGNISEESTGFEWDDDFSLLPLPTSSKESPPDIKAKPSLPPSDTNNKPVEQFSRFTVSPSPISRFSITHVSDSDMDSAGGSSEDGDRE; encoded by the exons ATGCTGGCTTGCCTGTGCTGCAAGAAAGGAGAGATTGGATTTAAG GAGTTCGAGAATGCAGAGGGAGATGAATACCAGGCCGACATGTCCACGCTGGCATCGCCAGCCTCTGCCGGCAGCCCTGATGTCTACGTCCTGCCTCTGAGTGAAGTTTCACTGCCTGTCGCCAAACAACCAAGCCGCTCAG TCCAACTCCTGAAGTCAACAGATGCATCTCGCCACAGTTTGCTCTACATTAAAGAGATTGGGCATGGATGGTTTGGCAAG GTGTTGTTGGGGGAGGTAACCTCTGGTCTCAGCAGTACTCAGGTGGTGGTGAAGGAGCTCAAGACAAGTGCCAGTATTCAGGACCAGATGCAtttcttggaggaagcacagcCTTACag ATCTCTGCAGCATCCTGCTCTAGTGCAGTATTTGGCTCAGTGCACGGAGGTCACGCCCTACCTGCTGATCATGGAGTTCTGTCCTTTG GGCGATGTGAAAGGTTATCTGCGCAGCTGCAGAGCAGCAGACTCTGTGACTCCTGATCCTTTGCTCCTTCAACGAATGGCATGTCAGATCGCTTCTGGCCTTCTGCATCTCCACAAACATGATTACAGCCACAG TGATCTGGCTTTGAGAAACTGCCTTCTGACATCAGATGTTACTGTCAAGATCGGAGATTATGGCCTGTCACACAGCAAGTATAAG GATGATTACTTTGTGACATCGGATCAGTCCTGGGTACCATTACGCTGGATTGCCCCTGAACTGGTGGATGAAGTTCATGGCAACCTACTGGTGGcagaccaaacaaaacaaagcaacatTTG GTCTCTTGGGGTAACTATTTGGGAGTTGTTCGAGTTGGGGAATCAGCCTTATCGACACTACTCTGACAGGCAGGTCCTCAGCTTTGCTGTAAAGGAACAACAACTTAAACTTCCAAAGCCACTGCTTCAGTTTCCTCTTTCTGACCGGTG GTATGAAGTGATGCAGTTCTGTTGGCTTCAATCAGACCAGAGGCCTAATGCTGAGGAAGTTCACCTACTGCTCAGTTACCTGTGTGCCAAAGGTGCCAGTGAGGCAGAAGACGATTTTGAGAGGCGCTGGAACTCAATGAGACCTAACATGACTCATGGCAGTCTGCACGGGGCTGGTCCCCTGACCCTGGAGATGCCGCAATCCTTGACAGCCTCATCCTCATTCCCCTTACTGGAGCAATTTTCAGCTGGTGATGGCTACCAGTCAGAGTCAGGAGATGACATTCTCACAGTTACTGAGACCAGTCATGGTCTGAACTTCGAGTACAAATGGGAACAAGCAAGAGCTAAACAGCCCTATCCCTCCTCATCCACCACTGGAACATTAGGTCAAGGGAATCCCCATTGCCAGGAGGTCTATTATCCTCCAGGAGGTATGGTAGGTGGATGTGGGATTGATGGACTCACCTTAGGGGTCTCTCCCCAATACTATGACCCCAAACAGTTACACACTCCAGGTGTTGTTCCAGTTCTCAGTGCTCATAGTCCTTCAGTGAATAGTGAGTATTACATTCGTATTGAAGAGCCAGTAGAATGCAATATTGACATGGAATACACAATGTGTGCATACAGCCCTGAATTTGGGGGAAGCAATGGCAGCTTTCTCACTGGTAGTGGAGACTCAGGGGATTGTATGAACTGCCCTTCTAAAGGCAAGCCAATTGAAACATACTGGTCAGCTGACATCCATAAAAGAAGTGCCTATGATTCAGACAGCAGTCCAACCATGTCCCTAACTATGGAGCCACTTCTAGGTCAGGTATCTGATTCCAGCCCACTTAGGCCTTGGGAGTCAGGTCATTATGTATCATACAAAGACAGGGATGGAGGCTATTACTATGAAAACTCACCACCACTGGGTATGGATCACTACCTTATTGGATGCCCATCAGAACCCATGAGGGAGAGCTGGGGGTCTCGAAGCCTGAGAAAGGCACTGGGTGAGCTAGAGGAACCCTTGGGGATCTCACCATCCCTTGGCAGCCCCCCACAGGGCTATGGTGACCCTTACATAGAGAGCAGCCAAGGGTCAGTAATTGGGAAGAATGTAACTGGAGGATACTATGACATGATGGGTTCTTTAAGAAAGATCATGCCAGGGAACCACTCAGTGTGTATTGACATGGAATCAGGAGATGCTGTGTTTGTGGGGCAAGATGACAGTGActcagaagaggaggaggatctATTCATTGAAAGGCAGGCAATGGGCTGGTCCACCAACCATTCAGCAAAAAACAATTTGAGATTGTCTCAAATACAGTCATCAAAGCAAGATGCATATGTAGACTTTCATTACACTATGCCAATGACTGATGTTGAGGATGCGTGGCCAGAGAACCACAGTCTCCCATACCGCTCTACCAAAACGCTTAACTACCTGGAAGGTAGAGCCAAAAGCAACACCTGCCCTGTGCATGGCAGACAAGCATCAGTATCCTCAGCAGACTGCAGCTCCTATATTCATCTATGTCATGAACCCAGAGAAGCAGAGGTTTACCCTGTCCCTTGTTGTCAGGCTTTGAGCAATTCCCATTTTGTAGATCCTCTTACAGGGTCGTTAGTAAGAAATTGTTTCATGAATGACAatatttcagacaaaaacacaggCGTAACCAGCAGGAACCCACAGGTAGGCCAAGCTGCCTTACCTACAGgacatttaatttccaaatcAGAGACAACAAAATCCAATTTAAAACAGACCGAACACCCAGAATATGTTGACACTGGGGTCAGAGAGGGAATCTATAGACAAGACAGTACTGGACAAAAAGATACTAGTCAAATTAACAGGAAAACCGAGGTTATAACCATAACTCAACAAGTGGAGAATACCCTTCCTGAGATCTCTTCCAAAGAGCCTGAATCAGACAGAAGCAAGATGGTGGACAGTGGCGTGGAACATGGACATTCTAGCACCAGCCTTGTGGAAATTGACAATTGTAGTGATGATGACATCACAGATGTCACCTCTGGGATTTTTGGTGACTTCCAAGGAGATTATGCAGAGACAGCTGACTACACCTCCCCTTCATTCAAGTCATTGCAGAAGCAAGTAGGTACACCTGACTCCATGGATTCCATAGATCTACCATCTACTGCAGGCTCCAGTGAGACTCTGAGCCCAACCTCTCTCCACCCTTCAAATTCACCTAGAGCTGTGGATAGTGGCTATGACACAGAGAACAATGAGTCTCCTGAATTTGTCCTCAAGGAACCCCATGAACCACAAGACACCAAAGCCTTTATCCAGCCACTCGGAATGTCAGTCCCAGACTCAAGTCCAATCAAGGAAGCAAAAGAAGAAGATGGGTCTGACACACAACAAGAGGATGTGGAGGATGTGGAGGAAGGAGTCGCCATGAAAACATCTCAGAGCACTGGAAGGCTGACAGTACTAAGTGAGAAAACCCCATACAGAGATTCTGCTTACTTTTCTGATACTGATgcagggaaagagaaagagagtgatgaagacagagagaaagatattgATGATCTTgagaggaaggaggaggaagCAATGCAAGCAATAGGCCAAACAACACTACCAACACCAGTGATAGAGCAAGACAAAGAAAAGTCAAATGTTCTGGAGACAGAAGAAAACTGTGAAAATTTCTACAATGATATTCAGGAAGGGACCCAAAAAGCTCTACCCTCAGAAGAACATGAAAAGCTTTCCCCTAGTTCCCCTGAACCAACTattatttcttctgtttctcctgAGATATGTGAATGCCCTATAAATGACACTGTCCAGGATGAAGGCTTTGACCTGAATTCAGATGATCCTCAAGAAATGCCATCTGAGAATCAGTTATCTGATTTAACTGCCTTGCCATTTTCTGATACCAAGCAAGAAAACCACAAAACTGAGGAGACAGACACCACCCTTGCTTTTGAACCATCACTGGCTAAAATTTTAGTTGAAGACAGTAATATTGAGACCAGTCTTGATAGCTTTATCAATGCAAATGAAGTAAACCAGGAAAAGCAAGTTACTGAAGAAGCAATATTCAGAACTAGTTCAGAGGTACTATCAGCTCAGGACAACAATGACGAAGTGGAGATACTTATACCTGACTCAGCCAAGAGTGTTTCAACAGATAATATTGTGGACAAGCCTGAAACTCCAGATGGTAACACAAAATATGGATTTCAGTTTCACAAGAGCTCCACTCgtccttcctctcctcctcctctcccatCACTTGAGGGACGAGTGTCCCCAGTGGAGAGAGGAGAAGCTGATGATGAGGACAGGGATTCAGAGGATAGTGATGAATCAGATGAGGAGCTACGCACCTATAGTATCCAGGAGCAGAGTGAGGAGAGTGAGGATGAAATTCTACCTGTGCCCATCATTGTGAGTGACTGCAGTGATGCACACAAACTCAGAAGCCTCCTCAAGATGCCCAGCTTGTGCATCGATAACCTTGGTGATGAGTTGGAGTCCAAGAAGAAGGTGGTGTCCTTCTTTGATGATGTTACTGTCTACTTGTTTGACCAA GAAAGTCCAACCGGAGAACTATCAGAACATGCCTTCCACCTGGGAGGTGAGACAAGCAAACAGGGTGCAAGGTGCACAGATTCAAACCAACAGGAAAAGGCCAATTCCACTGATGACTCTTCAGATGGAAACATTTCAGAAGAGA GTACAGGGTTTGAGTGGGATGATGATTTCTCTTTGCTGCCACTACCCACCTCATCAAAGGAATCACCCCCAGACATCAAGGCTAAACCAAGCCTTCCACCCAGTGACACAAATAACAAGCCAGTAGAGCAATTCTCACGCTTCACAGTTTCTCCATCCCCAATTTCACGTTTCTCCATTACCCATGTTTCTGACTCTGATATGGATTCTGCAGGAg GAAGCAGTGAGGATGGGGATAGAGAATGA